One Betaproteobacteria bacterium genomic window carries:
- a CDS encoding phosphoribulokinase: protein MSRKHPIIAVTGSSGAGTTAVRKTFENIFRLEHIEAALIEGDSFHRYDRDEMRRLIEAYEQIGGQAISHFGPEANLFEELEALFGEYSNRGGGNARLYLHNEERAARYGRKAGTFTPWEKLPENTDLLFYEGLHGGIVTDKVDVARHVDLLIGVTPTVNLEWIQKIHRDMQGRGYSMEVVTQTILRRMYDYVHFITPQFSRTHVNFQRVPTIDTSNPFVVREVPRPEESFVVIRLADAEHLNVPYLLAMIEDSFVSRPDTIVVPGTKMEYAMQLILTPMIRDLVNESRKARG, encoded by the coding sequence ATGTCGCGCAAGCACCCGATCATCGCCGTTACCGGCTCCTCCGGCGCCGGGACCACGGCTGTGCGCAAGACCTTCGAAAACATCTTCCGTCTCGAGCACATCGAAGCGGCGCTGATCGAGGGCGACAGTTTCCACCGCTATGATCGCGACGAAATGCGCAGGCTGATCGAAGCCTACGAGCAAATCGGCGGCCAGGCGATCAGCCACTTCGGGCCGGAAGCGAACCTGTTCGAGGAACTCGAGGCATTGTTTGGCGAATACAGCAACCGCGGCGGTGGCAATGCGCGGCTATACCTGCATAACGAGGAACGCGCGGCCCGCTATGGCCGGAAAGCCGGCACCTTCACACCCTGGGAGAAACTGCCGGAGAACACCGACCTGCTGTTCTATGAAGGCCTGCACGGCGGCATCGTCACCGACAAAGTCGATGTGGCTCGCCATGTCGACCTTCTGATCGGCGTAACGCCGACGGTCAATCTGGAGTGGATTCAGAAGATACACCGCGATATGCAGGGGCGGGGCTACTCGATGGAGGTGGTAACTCAGACCATCCTGCGGCGCATGTACGACTACGTGCACTTCATCACGCCACAATTCTCGCGCACGCATGTGAATTTTCAGCGTGTGCCGACCATTGATACATCCAATCCTTTCGTCGTGCGCGAGGTTCCGCGTCCGGAGGAAAGTTTCGTCGTGATACGCCTTGCCGACGCGGAGCACCTGAACGTGCCCTACCTGCTGGCGATGATCGAGGATTCCTTCGTATCGCGCCCCGATACCATCGTCGTGCCCGGCACCAAAATGGAATACGCGATGCAACTCATCCTGACGCCGATGATTCGCGATCTGGTCAACGAAAGCCGGAAGGCGCGTGGCTGA
- a CDS encoding FecR domain-containing protein translates to MLLRTGLFVLLFLAADLLQAAPDAIVEGLQLPAWVTRDGKRQPLAVGTELRSNDEVATGGNSRLLLRLGDGSVVKLGENGRLKLTDLLQRRKESFIAATLKVLEGAFRFTTEATVKNRGTRDITVQFPTVTAGIRGTDIWGKNLGDKEVLVLIEGKITVTRTGDQPVQMKDPLTYLQAPKSGAAVVEAVPMDQLKAWAAETEMADGAGAMRKGGRWKLYLASYRQQLEALSLYDGLRREGYPVRIQPQQGEEGQIYRVRLAGFSTEQEANALGARLKESNPRLEPIASLQ, encoded by the coding sequence ATGTTGTTGCGTACCGGACTCTTCGTTCTTTTATTTCTCGCGGCCGACCTCTTGCAGGCTGCGCCCGATGCCATCGTTGAAGGCCTGCAATTGCCGGCCTGGGTCACTCGCGACGGAAAGCGCCAGCCGCTTGCCGTCGGCACGGAACTGAGGAGCAACGACGAGGTTGCGACCGGCGGCAACTCGCGGCTGCTTTTGCGCCTGGGTGACGGGAGCGTGGTCAAGCTGGGCGAAAACGGCAGACTGAAACTGACCGATCTCTTGCAAAGGCGCAAGGAGAGTTTTATTGCGGCGACGCTGAAAGTGCTGGAAGGCGCATTCCGCTTCACCACCGAAGCGACCGTGAAGAATCGCGGCACTCGCGACATCACCGTGCAGTTCCCGACGGTGACCGCCGGCATCCGTGGCACCGACATCTGGGGCAAGAATCTCGGCGACAAGGAAGTCCTGGTCCTGATCGAAGGCAAGATCACGGTGACCCGCACCGGCGACCAGCCCGTGCAAATGAAGGACCCGCTGACTTATCTGCAGGCCCCGAAATCAGGGGCTGCCGTCGTCGAAGCGGTTCCCATGGACCAACTGAAGGCCTGGGCCGCAGAAACTGAAATGGCCGATGGCGCGGGTGCCATGCGCAAGGGAGGACGCTGGAAGCTTTATCTAGCCAGCTATCGGCAACAGCTTGAGGCGTTATCCCTGTATGACGGCCTGCGTCGCGAGGGTTATCCGGTACGCATCCAGCCGCAGCAGGGTGAAGAGGGCCAAATTTATCGTGTACGCCTGGCCGGCTTTTCCACCGAGCAGGAAGCCAATGCGTTGGGCGCGCGCCTGAAGGAAAGCAATCCCAGGCTCGAGCCGATCGCTTCACTGCAATAG
- a CDS encoding leucine--tRNA ligase has product MQPQYQPAEVEQQIQKEWADKKSFRAIDRSDKPKYYCLSMFPYPSGKLHMGHVRNYTIGDVLSRYHRMRGFNVLQPMGWDAFGLPAENAAMANNVPPAKWTYDNIAYMKKQLKSLGFAIDWERELATCAPQYYRWNQWLFLRMLEKGIAYKKTGTVNWDPVDRTVLANEQVIDGRGWRTGALVEKREIPMYYLAITKYSEELLSSLDSLPGWPERVKTMQANWIGKSFGVRLAFPYELNGEPGKLWIFTTRADTIMGATFCAVAAEHPLAAEAAKRDPKLAAFVDECKRGSVIEADLATMEKKGMPTGLFVSHPLTGEKIEVWIGNYVLMSYGEGAVMGVPGHDERDFAFAKKYGLPIVQVIDVDGKEYSLDAWQPWYADHGVCVNSGKYDGLDFVKSVEAIAADLKVKGLGDKQVTWRLRDWGVSRQRYWGCPIPIVHCASCGDVPVPENQLPVVLPEDCVPDGSGNPLNKRADFLNTDCPKCGKPAQRETDTMDTFVDSSWYFLRYACADQDGKMVDERVNDWLPVDQYIGGIEHAILHLLYSRFWTRVMRDFGLVKLDEPFTRLLTQGMVLNEIFSRKSDGARVQYFNPADVELEFDEQGKRTGAILKSDGGPVDSGGIRTMSKSKNNGVDPQALIDQYGADTARLFMIFASPPEQTLEWSDSGVQGAYRFLRRLWEFGERLKANEWMLETPGAISRKPQEPFDWNAANDDQKKIRHKIYGLLKQATDDMERHQFNTVVSAAMQMLNLLQQQIPGQLCDSPEEIGRLGSIRQQILAEGASILIRILAPIVPHLTYHLWQKLKFGEDVFVASWPKLDAAALEQDNIELVLQVNGKHRGSTRVPSDASRETIERLALENPNAQKHIAGQAVKKVIVVPGRLVNIVV; this is encoded by the coding sequence ATGCAGCCGCAATATCAACCCGCCGAAGTCGAGCAGCAAATACAAAAAGAGTGGGCGGACAAGAAATCCTTCCGCGCGATCGATCGTTCCGACAAACCGAAGTACTACTGCCTGTCGATGTTCCCTTACCCGTCGGGCAAGTTGCACATGGGCCACGTGCGCAACTACACCATCGGCGATGTGCTGTCCCGCTATCACCGCATGCGCGGCTTCAATGTCCTGCAACCGATGGGCTGGGATGCCTTCGGCCTGCCGGCCGAGAATGCGGCAATGGCCAACAACGTGCCGCCGGCGAAATGGACCTATGACAACATCGCGTACATGAAGAAGCAGCTCAAGTCGCTGGGCTTCGCCATCGACTGGGAGCGCGAGCTGGCGACCTGCGCGCCGCAATACTATCGCTGGAACCAGTGGCTGTTCCTGCGCATGCTGGAAAAGGGGATCGCTTATAAAAAAACCGGCACGGTGAACTGGGACCCGGTCGACCGGACGGTGCTTGCCAACGAGCAGGTGATCGACGGTCGCGGCTGGCGCACGGGTGCGCTCGTGGAGAAGCGCGAGATCCCGATGTACTACCTCGCGATCACGAAGTACTCGGAGGAACTGCTGTCTTCGCTGGATTCGCTGCCTGGTTGGCCGGAGCGCGTGAAGACCATGCAGGCGAACTGGATCGGCAAGAGTTTCGGCGTGCGCCTGGCATTTCCGTACGAGTTGAATGGCGAGCCGGGCAAGCTTTGGATTTTCACGACACGCGCCGATACCATCATGGGCGCCACCTTCTGCGCGGTCGCCGCGGAACATCCGCTCGCCGCAGAGGCGGCGAAGCGCGATCCGAAGCTGGCTGCCTTCGTCGACGAGTGCAAGCGTGGCAGCGTCATCGAGGCCGACCTTGCGACGATGGAAAAGAAAGGCATGCCCACCGGCCTGTTCGTCAGTCATCCGCTGACCGGCGAGAAGATCGAGGTCTGGATCGGCAACTACGTGTTGATGAGTTATGGCGAAGGTGCGGTCATGGGTGTGCCGGGTCACGACGAGCGCGATTTCGCCTTTGCCAAGAAGTACGGCTTGCCGATCGTGCAAGTCATCGACGTCGACGGAAAAGAGTATTCGCTCGACGCCTGGCAACCCTGGTATGCCGATCACGGCGTTTGCGTCAATTCCGGCAAGTACGACGGCCTGGATTTCGTGAAGTCGGTGGAGGCGATCGCAGCGGATCTCAAAGTGAAAGGGCTCGGCGACAAGCAGGTCACATGGCGGTTGCGCGACTGGGGTGTGTCGCGCCAGCGTTACTGGGGCTGCCCGATCCCGATCGTGCATTGCGCAAGCTGCGGCGACGTGCCGGTGCCGGAAAATCAGTTGCCGGTCGTCCTGCCCGAGGACTGCGTGCCGGATGGTAGTGGCAATCCGCTGAACAAGCGCGCCGATTTCCTGAATACGGATTGTCCGAAATGCGGCAAGCCGGCGCAGCGCGAGACCGATACCATGGACACCTTCGTCGATTCATCCTGGTATTTCCTGCGCTACGCCTGCGCCGACCAGGACGGCAAAATGGTCGACGAGCGCGTGAATGACTGGCTGCCGGTGGACCAATACATCGGCGGCATCGAGCACGCCATCCTGCACCTGCTCTATTCGCGGTTCTGGACCAGGGTCATGCGCGACTTCGGCCTGGTGAAACTCGACGAGCCTTTTACGCGTCTGTTGACGCAGGGCATGGTGCTGAACGAGATTTTCTCCCGCAAATCCGATGGCGCCCGCGTCCAGTATTTCAATCCGGCCGACGTCGAACTCGAATTCGACGAGCAGGGCAAGCGCACCGGCGCGATCCTGAAGTCGGACGGCGGACCGGTGGATTCAGGCGGCATCCGCACCATGTCGAAGTCCAAGAACAACGGCGTGGATCCGCAGGCGCTGATCGACCAGTATGGCGCCGACACCGCGCGGCTGTTCATGATTTTCGCATCGCCGCCGGAACAGACTCTCGAATGGTCAGACTCCGGAGTTCAGGGTGCCTACCGATTCTTGCGGCGGTTGTGGGAATTTGGCGAACGGCTAAAGGCCAATGAGTGGATGCTGGAGACCCCAGGTGCCATTTCGCGGAAGCCGCAAGAGCCGTTCGATTGGAATGCCGCCAATGATGATCAGAAGAAGATTCGACACAAGATATACGGCTTGCTAAAGCAAGCAACTGACGACATGGAGAGACATCAGTTCAATACGGTTGTGTCTGCGGCCATGCAAATGCTGAATTTGCTTCAGCAACAAATTCCCGGGCAGCTCTGCGATTCTCCCGAAGAAATTGGAAGGTTAGGGTCAATTCGCCAACAAATACTCGCCGAAGGCGCAAGTATTCTCATACGTATACTAGCTCCTATCGTCCCTCATCTTACCTATCATCTATGGCAAAAGCTCAAATTTGGCGAGGATGTATTTGTAGCGTCGTGGCCGAAATTAGACGCGGCTGCGCTAGAACAGGACAACATCGAACTGGTGCTGCAGGTCAACGGCAAGCATCGAGGATCAACCCGCGTTCCAAGTGATGCATCGCGCGAAACGATTGAGCGATTGGCCTTGGAGAATCCGAACGCCCAGAAACACATTGCCGGGCAGGCGGTCAAAAAGGTGATCGTCGTACCGGGACGACTGGTGAACATTGTTGTATAG
- a CDS encoding homoserine O-acetyltransferase, with protein sequence MPPEGSVGVVSPKLARFEDPIALNSGAWLDAYELAYETYGTLNAARSNAVLVCHALNASHHVAGVYDDDPANLGWWDNLIGPGKPVDTDRFFVIGVNNIGGCHGSTGPSSINPATGKPWGADFPVVTVEDWVEAQSRLATRLGIDRFAAVMGGSLGAMQAMQWAVSQPARVAHSVVIAAAPKLSAQNIAFNEVARQAITTDPDFHGGNYYSQGVVPKRGLRIARMIGHITYLSDDAMAEKFGRDLREGGFKFNFDVEFQIESYLRYQADKFAERFDANTYLRITKALDYFDPAAARNGNLSAALEPATASFLVVSFTSDWRFSPARSREIVKALLDNRLSVSYAEIDAPHGHDAFLMDDARYHNLIRAYFDNIFREVSTS encoded by the coding sequence ATGCCACCCGAAGGTTCAGTCGGCGTCGTCAGCCCGAAACTTGCCCGCTTCGAGGACCCGATCGCGCTCAACAGCGGCGCGTGGCTCGACGCGTACGAGCTTGCCTACGAAACCTATGGCACCCTCAATGCCGCGCGGAGCAACGCGGTGCTGGTCTGCCACGCGCTCAATGCTTCGCACCACGTCGCCGGCGTCTATGACGACGATCCCGCCAACCTCGGCTGGTGGGACAACCTGATCGGTCCGGGAAAGCCGGTCGACACCGACCGGTTCTTCGTGATCGGCGTCAACAACATCGGTGGTTGCCACGGCTCCACAGGACCCTCCAGCATCAATCCCGCGACCGGCAAGCCCTGGGGCGCCGATTTTCCGGTGGTCACGGTCGAGGACTGGGTGGAAGCGCAATCGCGGCTGGCCACCCGGCTCGGCATAGACCGGTTCGCCGCCGTCATGGGTGGCAGCCTGGGGGCGATGCAGGCGATGCAATGGGCCGTGAGCCAGCCCGCCCGTGTGGCACATTCGGTCGTGATCGCCGCCGCGCCGAAACTTTCGGCACAAAACATTGCGTTCAACGAGGTGGCGCGCCAGGCGATAACGACCGATCCGGACTTTCACGGTGGCAACTATTACTCGCAAGGCGTCGTGCCCAAGCGCGGGCTGCGTATCGCCCGCATGATCGGTCACATCACCTATCTTTCCGACGACGCAATGGCCGAGAAATTCGGCCGCGACCTGCGCGAGGGCGGCTTCAAATTCAATTTCGACGTCGAATTCCAGATCGAATCCTATCTGCGGTATCAGGCGGACAAGTTCGCGGAGCGCTTCGACGCCAACACTTACCTGCGCATTACCAAGGCACTCGATTATTTCGATCCGGCGGCAGCGCGAAACGGCAACCTGTCCGCTGCGCTCGAACCTGCGACCGCGAGTTTTCTGGTCGTGTCGTTCACCTCCGACTGGCGCTTCTCGCCGGCGCGTTCACGCGAGATCGTCAAGGCGCTGCTGGACAACCGGTTGAGCGTGAGCTACGCGGAAATCGATGCACCCCACGGCCACGACGCATTCCTGATGGACGATGCGCGCTATCACAATCTGATCCGCGCCTACTTCGACAATATCTTCCGGGAGGTGAGTACTTCATGA
- the metW gene encoding methionine biosynthesis protein MetW, with protein MTIPGAPASFSARPDFVAIAKWIRPNAKVLDLGCGDGSLLRHLREARGVTGYGMEIDDARVLACVKSGVNVLQNDLESGLSGFEDGSFDYVILSQTLQAIRHTERIVNEMLRVGREGIVTFPNFGYWRPRLQVLSGNMPVSKDLPYEWYDTPNIHLFTIDDFEKFCVSHRIRILERNVMVEGRPVTWMPNLRGSLAVYRFDRADPVT; from the coding sequence ATGACGATCCCCGGCGCCCCCGCATCGTTCTCCGCACGCCCGGATTTTGTCGCGATCGCGAAATGGATCAGGCCGAATGCCAAGGTGCTCGACCTGGGCTGCGGGGACGGCTCGCTGCTGCGTCATCTGCGAGAGGCGCGCGGCGTAACGGGTTACGGCATGGAGATCGACGACGCCAGGGTGCTGGCCTGCGTCAAGAGCGGCGTCAACGTTTTGCAGAACGACCTCGAGTCAGGGCTCTCCGGATTCGAGGACGGATCATTCGACTACGTGATCCTGTCGCAAACGCTGCAAGCGATTCGCCATACCGAGCGTATCGTCAACGAGATGCTGCGCGTCGGGCGCGAAGGCATCGTCACCTTTCCCAACTTCGGTTATTGGCGCCCCCGCCTGCAGGTCCTCTCGGGAAACATGCCGGTCTCCAAGGATCTGCCGTACGAGTGGTATGACACCCCCAATATCCACCTGTTCACGATCGACGATTTCGAGAAATTCTGCGTCAGCCATCGCATTCGCATTCTCGAAAGAAACGTGATGGTCGAGGGCCGCCCGGTCACCTGGATGCCCAACCTGCGCGGCTCGCTGGCGGTTTATCGTTTCGATCGGGCGGACCCGGTCACCTGA
- a CDS encoding AmpG family muropeptide MFS transporter, producing MTPPSMASALFTRRMLICVFTGFSSGLPLYLLLNLLPAWLRTEGINLKVIGAFALIQFPYTWKFLWAPFLDRYVVPALGRRRGWMLLTQLALMATIAWMGTLSPHDELSWVIYAAMAVAFLSATQDIAIDAYRRELLSNAELGLGNAVHVNAYRIAGLIPGSLSLILADHFAWQIVFAVTALFMLPGMAMTLMVAEPAVAAALPKTLREAVVEPFCEFIGRAGVRSALLVLGFIFLYKLGDSMCTALATPFYLDMGFSKSDIGLIAKNAGLWPSVIGGLFGGLWMLKLGINRGLWLFGVVQVVSILGFAWLSRIGPFTEIGASERTALALVIGFEALGVGLGAAAFVAYIARATHPAYTATQFALFTSLAAVPRTFLNATTGWLVEQLGWFGFFMLCVLFALPGMLLLFKVAPWNEDSPAPGQRAGNAARP from the coding sequence ATGACGCCACCTTCCATGGCCTCGGCGCTTTTCACGCGCCGCATGCTGATCTGCGTGTTTACCGGCTTCAGTTCGGGATTGCCGCTCTACCTCCTTCTCAATCTGTTGCCGGCGTGGCTGCGTACCGAAGGCATCAATCTCAAGGTGATCGGCGCATTCGCGCTGATCCAGTTTCCCTACACCTGGAAATTCCTTTGGGCGCCGTTCCTGGACCGCTACGTGGTCCCCGCGCTCGGTCGCCGCCGAGGCTGGATGCTGCTGACGCAACTCGCGCTGATGGCGACGATCGCCTGGATGGGCACGCTCTCGCCGCACGACGAGTTGTCCTGGGTGATCTATGCGGCGATGGCGGTTGCCTTCCTCAGTGCCACCCAGGACATAGCGATCGACGCCTATCGCCGGGAATTGCTGTCGAATGCCGAACTGGGTCTGGGTAACGCGGTACACGTCAACGCGTATCGGATCGCGGGACTGATCCCGGGATCGTTGTCGCTGATTCTGGCCGATCACTTTGCCTGGCAGATCGTGTTTGCCGTCACCGCACTGTTCATGCTGCCGGGCATGGCGATGACGTTGATGGTGGCGGAGCCTGCCGTAGCGGCTGCGCTGCCGAAAACGCTGCGCGAAGCCGTGGTGGAACCGTTTTGCGAATTCATCGGCCGGGCTGGCGTGCGCAGCGCATTGCTGGTGCTGGGGTTCATCTTTCTCTATAAGCTCGGCGACAGCATGTGTACTGCGCTCGCCACGCCGTTTTACCTCGACATGGGTTTTTCGAAATCCGACATTGGCCTGATCGCGAAAAACGCCGGCCTGTGGCCGAGCGTAATCGGTGGATTGTTCGGCGGCTTGTGGATGCTGAAGCTGGGCATCAACCGTGGACTTTGGCTGTTCGGCGTAGTCCAGGTCGTGTCGATCCTCGGATTCGCGTGGTTGTCGCGCATCGGTCCGTTTACGGAAATCGGCGCGTCAGAGCGAACCGCGCTCGCGCTCGTGATCGGGTTCGAAGCACTTGGCGTCGGCTTGGGAGCCGCTGCGTTCGTGGCTTATATCGCGCGAGCCACCCATCCGGCCTATACCGCCACCCAGTTTGCGCTATTCACGAGCCTCGCCGCCGTGCCGCGCACTTTCCTCAATGCGACGACCGGATGGCTGGTCGAGCAACTCGGCTGGTTCGGTTTTTTCATGTTATGCGTGCTGTTCGCCTTGCCGGGAATGCTGCTGCTGTTCAAAGTCGCGCCGTGGAACGAAGATAGTCCGGCTCCCGGTCAGCGGGCGGGGAACGCGGCCCGGCCGTAG
- the xth gene encoding exodeoxyribonuclease III, with the protein MRIVTLNLNGIRSAVNKGFLGWLAKQSADVVCVQELKAQDKDLTDAIRNPDGFHGYFHCADRPGYSGVGIYCRKEPDRLVAGIGIADIDAEGRYLEAQFGNLSIVSLYVPSGSSSPERLAIKFSFMQRCIDPLHKLGNCGREIVICGDWNVAHKEIDLKNWRSNQKNSGFLPEERQWFSGVIDHLGYVDVFRKLDDRAEQYTWWSNRGQAWAKNVGWRIDYQLATPGIATKATAAAIYKTERFSDHAPLSIDYDYAL; encoded by the coding sequence GTGCGCATCGTCACTCTCAATCTAAACGGCATACGTTCGGCCGTCAATAAAGGCTTCCTCGGCTGGCTTGCGAAGCAGAGCGCGGACGTCGTCTGCGTGCAGGAACTCAAGGCGCAGGACAAAGATCTCACCGACGCGATTCGCAATCCGGACGGATTCCACGGCTATTTCCATTGCGCCGACCGGCCCGGATACAGCGGCGTTGGCATCTACTGCCGCAAAGAGCCCGACCGCCTGGTAGCCGGGATCGGCATTGCAGACATCGACGCCGAGGGCCGCTATCTCGAAGCCCAGTTCGGCAATCTGAGCATCGTATCGCTCTATGTCCCTTCGGGATCGAGTTCTCCGGAACGACTGGCGATCAAGTTCAGCTTCATGCAGCGCTGCATCGATCCGCTGCACAAGCTCGGAAACTGCGGCCGCGAAATCGTCATCTGCGGCGACTGGAACGTCGCGCACAAGGAGATCGACCTCAAGAACTGGCGCTCGAACCAGAAAAACTCCGGCTTCCTGCCCGAGGAACGTCAGTGGTTTTCCGGGGTCATCGACCACCTCGGCTACGTGGACGTGTTCCGCAAGCTCGACGACCGCGCCGAGCAATACACCTGGTGGTCGAATCGCGGCCAGGCCTGGGCAAAAAATGTGGGTTGGCGCATCGATTACCAGCTTGCCACGCCCGGCATCGCCACTAAGGCGACCGCAGCGGCGATCTACAAAACCGAACGCTTTTCCGACCACGCTCCCCTGAGCATCGATTACGACTACGCACTTTGA
- the pyrE gene encoding orotate phosphoribosyltransferase: MSDFRQEFIEFAVARGVLCFGEFKTKAGRPSPYFFNAGLFNDGDALRRLGQFYAKAVLAADPGFDVLFGPAYKGIPLVAATSVALAEFGRNLPFCFNRKEAKDHGEGGVTVGAPLKGRVLIIDDVISAGTSVRESVDIIRGAGAQPAGALIALDRMERGTGALSAVQEVRNQFGIPVVSIATLDDLAAFLRSRGDMAQQLHSVERYRKEYGVIA; this comes from the coding sequence ATGAGTGATTTCAGGCAGGAGTTCATCGAATTCGCCGTGGCCCGCGGCGTTCTCTGTTTCGGCGAGTTCAAAACCAAGGCCGGGCGCCCGTCGCCGTACTTCTTCAACGCCGGCCTGTTCAACGACGGCGATGCGCTGCGACGGCTCGGGCAATTCTACGCGAAAGCCGTTCTGGCCGCGGATCCCGGCTTCGACGTCCTGTTCGGCCCGGCCTATAAAGGCATCCCGCTGGTGGCGGCGACTTCGGTGGCGCTTGCCGAATTTGGGCGAAATCTGCCGTTCTGCTTCAATCGCAAGGAAGCCAAGGATCACGGCGAAGGCGGGGTGACGGTCGGCGCACCCCTCAAAGGGCGGGTCCTGATCATTGACGACGTCATATCAGCCGGGACCTCGGTCCGGGAATCGGTGGACATCATCCGGGGTGCGGGCGCTCAGCCCGCCGGGGCGCTGATCGCCTTGGACCGCATGGAGCGCGGCACCGGCGCCCTTTCCGCCGTCCAGGAAGTCCGCAACCAGTTCGGCATTCCCGTCGTCAGCATCGCCACGCTGGACGATCTGGCGGCCTTTTTGCGCTCGCGCGGGGATATGGCACAGCAGTTGCACTCGGTGGAGCGATACCGCAAGGAGTATGGAGTGATTGCATGA
- the gatB gene encoding Asp-tRNA(Asn)/Glu-tRNA(Gln) amidotransferase subunit GatB, which translates to MNWEVVIGLETHTQLSTQSKIFSSASTQFGAAPNTQASVVDLALPGVLPVLNKGAVERAIRFGLAIGGTINRRSIFARKNYFYPDLPKGYQISQYEIPIVQGGKIPIVSPTRGEIEIQLTRAHLEEDAGKSLHEDFEGMSGIDLNRAGTPLLEIVSEPVMHSAEEAVAYAKAMHSLVTWIDICDGNMEEGSFRCDANVSVRRPGAPLGTRREIKNLNSFRFLQQAIEYEIKWQIEILEDGGKIQQATVLFDADAGQTRVMRTKEDAHDYRYFPDPDLLPLEIAPEWMDEIKADLPELPWEIAANYQKLYGLSAAVASQLTSTREKSLFFENACIRNSDTDFPIALLANLAFVKRVANWVVGEVSRKLNEDGREPWQFWISPETLGRLVLREHEGTIAAKTARDLFNSFWDADRDARACRPADEIDSAIEARGLKQVSDAGAIEKIVDEVIAANAQQVADYRSGKEKAFNSLVGQVMKASQGKANPAQVNEILKKKLG; encoded by the coding sequence ATGAACTGGGAAGTCGTCATAGGACTGGAGACGCACACGCAGTTGTCGACGCAATCGAAGATTTTTTCGAGTGCATCGACCCAGTTTGGTGCCGCACCCAACACCCAGGCCAGCGTCGTGGACTTGGCGTTGCCCGGCGTGCTGCCGGTGCTGAACAAGGGCGCAGTCGAACGCGCAATTCGCTTCGGACTGGCGATCGGGGGCACCATCAATCGCCGCTCGATTTTCGCGCGCAAGAATTATTTCTATCCCGATCTTCCCAAAGGCTACCAGATCAGCCAGTACGAAATTCCCATCGTGCAGGGAGGGAAAATCCCCATCGTTTCCCCGACGCGTGGCGAAATCGAGATACAACTCACGCGCGCGCACCTGGAAGAAGATGCGGGCAAGTCCCTGCACGAGGATTTTGAGGGCATGAGCGGCATCGACCTGAATCGCGCGGGTACGCCGCTGCTGGAAATTGTCTCGGAGCCCGTCATGCACTCGGCAGAGGAGGCGGTTGCCTACGCCAAGGCAATGCACTCGTTGGTGACCTGGATCGACATCTGCGACGGCAATATGGAGGAAGGCTCGTTCCGCTGTGACGCCAATGTTTCGGTGCGGCGTCCCGGTGCGCCGCTCGGCACGCGCCGGGAGATCAAGAATCTGAACTCCTTTCGCTTCCTGCAGCAGGCGATCGAGTACGAGATCAAATGGCAGATCGAGATACTGGAGGACGGCGGCAAGATTCAACAGGCAACCGTGTTGTTCGATGCCGATGCCGGGCAAACGCGCGTAATGCGGACCAAGGAGGACGCACACGACTACCGTTATTTCCCCGACCCCGATCTGTTGCCGCTGGAGATTGCACCGGAATGGATGGATGAAATTAAGGCAGATTTACCTGAACTCCCATGGGAGATAGCTGCCAACTATCAAAAACTTTACGGACTTTCAGCGGCGGTCGCTTCACAACTCACAAGCACTCGTGAGAAGTCTTTATTCTTTGAGAACGCATGTATCCGGAACAGTGACACTGATTTTCCGATCGCATTGCTGGCCAACCTTGCGTTCGTAAAACGTGTCGCAAATTGGGTTGTTGGCGAGGTTTCTCGAAAGCTCAATGAAGACGGGAGAGAGCCGTGGCAGTTCTGGATATCTCCGGAAACGCTTGGACGATTAGTGCTTAGAGAGCATGAAGGGACAATAGCCGCCAAAACTGCGAGGGATCTCTTCAACAGTTTCTGGGATGCAGATCGAGATGCTAGAGCCTGCCGACCAGCGGATGAAATCGATAGTGCGATCGAGGCGCGAGGACTGAAACAGGTTTCTGATGCTGGTGCGATCGAGAAAATTGTCGATGAAGTGATCGCCGCCAACGCGCAACAGGTTGCCGACTACCGCAGTGGAAAGGAAAAGGCCTTCAATTCCCTGGTCGGACAGGTCATGAAGGCAAGCCAAGGCAAGGCGAATCCCGCCCAGGTCAACGAAATACTGAAGAAGAAGCTCGGTTGA